In one Trichlorobacter lovleyi SZ genomic region, the following are encoded:
- the murI gene encoding glutamate racemase has protein sequence MSWQAIGIFDSGVGGLTVLRELTKALPQEDTIYFGDTARVPYGTKSPDTVIRYSQEIASFLIKRDIKLLVVACNTASAVALPTLRRSLPVPVVGVIEPGAKRAAEVTRSGVVGVIGTSGTIRSSAYSRAIKRLNPDISVLAKPCPLFVPLAEEGWIDNDVTRITARLYLEELREAQVDTLVLGCTHYPLLKKVIAEVMGPDVTLVDSAEETARTVATILQEKSMLRPPAELGNHHYYVTDVPAGFIRVGNRFLGGKLGDVYQVSLDDCRLSTEKD, from the coding sequence GTGTCCTGGCAGGCAATCGGCATATTTGATTCCGGAGTGGGTGGCTTGACGGTCTTGCGGGAACTGACCAAAGCCCTGCCTCAGGAAGACACCATCTACTTTGGTGATACGGCACGGGTTCCCTATGGCACCAAGTCACCGGACACGGTTATCCGCTACTCACAGGAGATCGCCTCATTTCTAATCAAACGTGACATCAAGCTGCTGGTGGTGGCCTGCAATACCGCCTCTGCCGTCGCATTGCCTACCCTGCGTCGCTCCCTGCCGGTCCCCGTGGTTGGTGTAATCGAGCCGGGGGCAAAACGGGCAGCAGAGGTAACCCGTAGCGGTGTTGTTGGCGTCATCGGCACCAGCGGTACCATCCGCAGCAGCGCCTACTCCCGGGCCATCAAACGCCTGAATCCGGACATCTCAGTGCTTGCCAAACCCTGTCCACTCTTTGTCCCTCTGGCAGAAGAAGGCTGGATCGACAACGACGTCACCCGAATAACCGCCCGGCTCTACCTTGAGGAGCTGCGGGAGGCACAGGTTGATACGCTGGTACTGGGCTGTACCCACTACCCTTTGCTGAAAAAAGTCATAGCCGAGGTTATGGGGCCGGACGTCACCCTGGTGGACTCTGCCGAAGAAACCGCCCGTACCGTGGCAACCATCCTGCAGGAGAAAAGCATGCTGCGCCCTCCGGCAGAACTTGGCAATCACCACTATTATGTCACCGATGTACCGGCCGGATTCATACGGGTAGGCAATCGTTTCCTGGGCGGCAAGCTGGGAGATGTTTACCAGGTTTCATTGGATGACTGCCGGCTTTCCACGGAGAAAGACTGA
- a CDS encoding GerMN domain-containing protein → MAIHHKPRIGADVLVPFILIALVFGGLFWQKYQEARQLPDTPPGKQGPAATKKVTLFFGDDESHLIREAREVEACDDRTTCLRSLLEELFVGPVGELTAVIPEWTTINSVRIEGDLATIDLGKDFAEALEPGSSAEMMAVYAIVNTVCINMPEIRHVKITLDGDQSARLRHLDLSEPLEPDYSLEPQPAATPQQGNK, encoded by the coding sequence ATGGCTATACACCACAAACCGCGCATCGGCGCTGATGTTTTAGTACCCTTTATCCTGATCGCCTTGGTATTTGGCGGATTATTCTGGCAAAAATACCAGGAAGCCCGCCAGCTGCCAGACACACCACCCGGCAAACAGGGACCGGCTGCAACCAAAAAGGTAACGCTCTTTTTTGGTGATGACGAATCTCATCTAATACGGGAAGCCCGTGAAGTTGAAGCCTGCGATGACCGGACCACCTGCCTTCGCTCACTGCTGGAAGAACTGTTTGTCGGCCCGGTAGGCGAACTGACTGCTGTTATTCCGGAGTGGACCACCATCAACAGCGTCAGGATAGAAGGGGATCTGGCCACTATTGATCTTGGCAAGGACTTTGCTGAAGCACTTGAGCCCGGCAGTTCGGCGGAAATGATGGCAGTCTACGCAATAGTTAACACGGTCTGCATCAACATGCCGGAGATACGGCACGTCAAAATCACCCTTGATGGTGATCAATCAGCACGCCTGCGCCACCTGGATCTATCCGAGCCACTGGAACCCGATTATTCCCTGGAGCCGCAGCCTGCTGCAACACCTCAGCAGGGAAACAAGTAG
- a CDS encoding DUF6933 domain-containing protein, with product MEEPYLKTYCDIRPQRFQPWCAISKNLCCRLHQCIDTATDRSVLGTLNQSRFEFDFFLDDYSNVLDVNPLAAAKWFNHRPLTARGKWLWADDEMLALVSSL from the coding sequence ATGGAGGAGCCATACTTAAAAACTTATTGTGATATCAGGCCCCAACGTTTCCAACCGTGGTGTGCTATTAGTAAAAATCTCTGCTGCCGCCTGCATCAATGCATTGACACGGCAACAGACCGGTCAGTGCTCGGAACACTGAATCAATCACGCTTTGAGTTTGATTTCTTTCTTGATGATTACAGCAACGTACTTGATGTTAATCCTCTGGCAGCAGCCAAATGGTTCAATCATCGGCCGTTGACTGCACGAGGGAAATGGCTCTGGGCTGATGATGAGATGCTTGCATTGGTCAGTTCATTGTAG
- a CDS encoding Fic family protein produces MNYENRLLDNDRLQERIRGHRPLDAYEVKQLKEYYRIGLTYTSNALEGNSLTESETKVVLEDGITIGGKPLKDHFEAIGHSEAFDLLYRLAERQEITEADILDLHRLFYYRIDAETAGKYRERNVIITGTDFTPPAPAAVPSAMAEFLGNLPSLRSLHPVEYSAMLHLQLVTIHPFIDGNGRTARLLMNLALLQAGYPITIIPPIIRADYIAALRTSNKGDNQPFINFISCCVWESQKEYLRLLESLDRS; encoded by the coding sequence ATGAACTACGAAAACAGACTGCTCGATAACGATAGGCTCCAGGAAAGAATACGGGGCCACCGTCCGCTTGATGCCTACGAGGTCAAGCAACTCAAAGAGTACTATCGCATCGGCCTTACCTACACCAGCAATGCACTGGAAGGGAACAGCCTGACCGAGAGTGAAACCAAGGTGGTACTGGAAGACGGTATTACCATCGGTGGAAAACCGCTGAAAGACCACTTTGAGGCGATCGGTCACAGTGAGGCGTTTGACCTGCTGTACAGACTGGCAGAGCGTCAGGAGATAACGGAAGCCGACATACTTGACCTGCACCGTCTGTTCTACTACCGGATTGATGCCGAAACTGCCGGGAAGTATCGGGAGCGCAACGTCATCATCACCGGTACTGACTTCACCCCACCGGCACCAGCCGCTGTGCCGTCAGCCATGGCTGAGTTTTTGGGCAATCTGCCGTCACTGCGCTCCCTGCATCCCGTCGAATATTCCGCCATGCTGCATCTGCAGCTGGTGACCATCCACCCCTTTATTGACGGCAACGGCAGAACCGCTCGACTGCTGATGAACCTGGCCCTGCTGCAGGCAGGCTATCCTATTACCATTATCCCGCCGATTATCCGGGCTGACTATATCGCAGCCCTGCGGACTTCAAACAAAGGCGACAACCAGCCGTTCATCAACTTCATCTCCTGCTGTGTGTGGGAGAGCCAGAAGGAATACCTGCGGCTGCTGGAAAGCCTTGACCGGAGCTAG
- a CDS encoding 4Fe-4S binding protein, which produces MTSSCTTACADKLNLIYFSPTSTTRRIVEQIAAGLKIDTVETCDLTHRPDGINACLSDGIAIIGVPVYAGRVPEVCLQRLQGLSAVDVPAIIVVLYGNREFEDALVELRDVVTQKGFKVIAAGAFIGEHSYSTAQQPIAANRPDQADLQQAFAFGEAIAQQLRDGIATLPGIPGNLPYKERPPLGGIAPETDPQRCTLCGACARACPTTVITVQQTVITDAARCILCCACTRSCPTQARFVNHPMVTARREMLVQNYSARKQPSRFF; this is translated from the coding sequence ATGACCTCTTCATGCACCACGGCATGCGCTGACAAACTCAATCTGATCTACTTCTCCCCCACCAGTACCACCCGCAGGATCGTTGAGCAGATCGCTGCCGGGCTCAAAATCGATACGGTTGAAACCTGCGACCTCACGCACCGGCCTGATGGTATCAACGCCTGTCTGAGTGACGGTATTGCCATCATCGGTGTGCCGGTCTATGCCGGCCGGGTGCCGGAGGTCTGTCTGCAGCGGCTGCAGGGCCTGTCTGCTGTCGATGTCCCCGCCATCATCGTGGTGCTGTACGGCAACCGGGAGTTCGAGGACGCGCTGGTAGAGCTGCGGGACGTGGTTACGCAAAAGGGGTTTAAGGTGATTGCCGCCGGAGCCTTTATCGGTGAGCACTCCTACTCGACAGCACAACAGCCGATCGCTGCAAACCGGCCCGATCAGGCTGATCTCCAGCAGGCGTTTGCCTTTGGCGAAGCGATCGCACAACAACTGCGCGACGGCATAGCAACGCTGCCCGGCATCCCGGGCAATCTGCCCTATAAGGAGCGCCCACCCCTGGGTGGCATCGCGCCGGAAACCGATCCCCAGCGCTGCACGCTGTGTGGTGCCTGCGCCAGGGCCTGCCCCACTACGGTGATTACCGTGCAGCAGACCGTTATCACCGATGCCGCACGCTGCATTCTCTGCTGTGCCTGCACCCGCAGCTGCCCGACCCAGGCCCGCTTCGTCAACCACCCGATGGTGACGGCCCGGCGTGAGATGCTGGTGCAGAACTACAGCGCCCGCAAGCAACCATCACGTTTTTTCTGA
- a CDS encoding Fic family protein yields MKIGNMHDKISHMEPLLPSHASALEDLARVVVAQSASLGGQLHPVTRQAVVELLRLINSYYSNLIEGHSTHPIDIERAMKADYARDPAKRDLQTESLAHISSQRRLEERLQSEPELNVASADFICWLHRTFYDQLPEDLCVVRDAETGEVQQVVPGQLRQREVKVGRHVGPAAVQVTAFLARFEKVYAPCGLHGLAPIIAAAASHHRLMWIHPFLDGNGRVTRLYTDACFLRLPLSGYGLWNVSRGLARRRSEYMAALSWADALRRNDLDGRGNLTNEGLAGFCTFFLETCLDQIVFMQGLLKLDGLLERLQGYVRMRNAKLVPSPKPGVYVTLKLEAAYMLQEVLLRGQLARGDVIRASGMAERTGRIVLGQLLDEGLLVSDSPKGEVRLGLPTHIAGYLFPDLYPAQIS; encoded by the coding sequence ATGAAGATCGGCAATATGCACGATAAGATTTCCCATATGGAGCCACTGCTTCCATCTCATGCATCCGCACTTGAAGATCTGGCGCGCGTGGTGGTCGCACAATCCGCCTCGCTCGGGGGACAGCTGCACCCGGTTACGCGCCAGGCGGTTGTCGAACTGCTTCGCCTGATTAACAGCTACTATTCAAACCTCATTGAGGGGCACAGCACCCATCCTATTGATATAGAGCGGGCCATGAAGGCAGACTATGCACGTGACCCGGCCAAACGCGACCTGCAAACCGAGAGTCTTGCGCATATAAGCAGCCAACGCCGGCTGGAGGAACGTCTGCAGTCGGAACCTGAGCTAAATGTTGCCTCTGCAGATTTCATCTGCTGGCTGCATCGCACCTTTTACGATCAGCTGCCGGAAGATCTGTGTGTTGTGCGGGATGCGGAGACGGGTGAGGTGCAGCAGGTCGTGCCGGGACAGCTTCGTCAGCGCGAGGTCAAGGTTGGTCGCCATGTTGGCCCTGCTGCCGTGCAGGTAACCGCGTTTCTTGCACGGTTTGAAAAGGTCTATGCTCCATGCGGGCTGCATGGGCTGGCCCCGATCATTGCTGCGGCAGCATCCCATCACCGTCTGATGTGGATACACCCGTTCCTTGATGGTAACGGCCGGGTAACCCGACTCTACACCGATGCCTGTTTTCTTCGGTTGCCGTTATCGGGGTATGGGCTCTGGAACGTCAGCCGTGGCTTGGCCCGTCGTCGGAGTGAGTATATGGCTGCATTGAGTTGGGCTGATGCATTGCGGCGCAATGATCTGGACGGTCGCGGCAACCTGACTAATGAAGGGTTGGCCGGATTCTGCACATTTTTCCTTGAAACCTGTCTCGACCAGATCGTTTTCATGCAGGGTTTGCTCAAGCTGGATGGTCTGCTTGAGCGGTTACAGGGGTATGTGCGTATGCGCAACGCAAAGCTGGTGCCGTCACCGAAGCCTGGCGTCTATGTTACTCTTAAGCTGGAAGCGGCCTATATGCTGCAGGAAGTGTTGTTGCGCGGCCAGCTCGCACGAGGCGATGTCATCCGTGCATCCGGCATGGCTGAGCGTACCGGCAGGATCGTACTGGGCCAACTGTTGGATGAGGGACTGCTGGTGTCCGACTCTCCAAAGGGAGAGGTACGCCTGGGATTGCCAACCCATATTGCCGGCTACCTGTTTCCAGACCTCTATCCGGCGCAGATATCTTAG
- a CDS encoding CHAT domain-containing protein: MSYLLLGDGSKIRMDELRELPQLFKGVELVAFSACSTGLGTTNTKGREVDGIGYLGELQGAKTVLATLWPVEDMSTSMLMREFYKAREIGNTKPDALRKAQLALLMETFKSEDGYDFTHPYFWAPFILLLRQIK; encoded by the coding sequence ATGTCCTACCTCTTACTTGGTGATGGGAGTAAAATACGCATGGATGAGTTGCGAGAACTACCACAACTGTTCAAGGGTGTAGAGCTTGTGGCTTTCTCAGCATGCAGTACTGGCCTAGGAACAACCAATACAAAAGGTCGTGAAGTTGACGGTATCGGATATTTGGGTGAACTACAAGGTGCTAAAACCGTTCTTGCGACCCTCTGGCCAGTTGAGGATATGAGTACCAGTATGTTGATGCGTGAGTTCTACAAAGCGCGTGAAATCGGTAATACAAAACCTGATGCATTACGAAAGGCCCAACTAGCCTTGTTAATGGAGACATTTAAGTCAGAAGACGGGTATGATTTTACCCATCCATATTTTTGGGCTCCGTTTATTCTATTACTCCGGCAAATAAAATGA
- a CDS encoding ISL3 family transposase produces MQLKSILNFVQPHQGFVYGAVHQRNKGQRTVLDIEIRPRKNRQPVCSRCGKPGPGYDTLPVRRFEFVPLWGIAVFFLYAMRRVSCPSCGVKVEQVPWATGKNHLTTTYAWFLARWARRLSWKEVGQVFQTSWDNVFRSVKMAVAWGLAHRDLDTITAIGIDEIAWKKGHKYLTLVYQIDAGCKRLLWVGKERTQKTLRQFFKEFGKERTAHLRFICSDMWKPYLRIVAEVAGQAMHILDRFHVMTHFGKAVDKVRATEARELKAKGQEPVLTGSRWCLLKRPEHLTEKQSIKLNELLAINLKTVRAYLLKEEFQFFWRYATAGWAARFLDAWCKRTMRSRIIPMKKIAKMLRSHRELLLNWFRTKGQVALGAVEGFNNKAKVTSRKAYGFRNFEVMKIALYHTLGNLPEPEATHRFC; encoded by the coding sequence ATGCAGCTCAAGTCTATACTGAATTTCGTTCAACCGCATCAAGGTTTTGTGTATGGCGCTGTCCACCAGCGAAACAAGGGACAGCGCACGGTCCTTGACATTGAGATCCGCCCCCGCAAGAACAGGCAGCCTGTCTGTTCCAGATGCGGCAAACCTGGTCCCGGCTATGACACCTTGCCTGTGCGCCGGTTTGAGTTCGTGCCGCTATGGGGCATTGCCGTGTTCTTCCTCTACGCCATGCGCCGGGTCAGTTGCCCATCCTGCGGTGTGAAGGTGGAACAAGTCCCCTGGGCCACCGGCAAGAACCACCTGACCACCACCTATGCCTGGTTCCTGGCCCGCTGGGCCAGGCGGTTGTCGTGGAAGGAAGTGGGGCAAGTGTTTCAGACCAGTTGGGACAACGTCTTCCGCTCGGTCAAAATGGCCGTTGCCTGGGGACTGGCCCACCGCGACCTCGACACCATAACCGCCATCGGCATCGACGAGATTGCCTGGAAAAAGGGGCACAAGTACCTGACCCTGGTTTACCAGATCGATGCCGGATGCAAACGCCTGCTGTGGGTCGGCAAGGAGCGGACCCAGAAAACGTTGCGGCAGTTCTTCAAGGAGTTTGGCAAAGAGCGAACAGCACACCTTCGGTTCATCTGCAGCGACATGTGGAAGCCATACCTGCGGATCGTCGCCGAGGTTGCAGGTCAAGCCATGCATATCCTTGACCGGTTCCATGTCATGACCCACTTCGGCAAAGCTGTCGACAAGGTCCGGGCAACGGAAGCCAGAGAACTGAAAGCCAAGGGCCAGGAACCGGTGCTGACCGGTAGCCGCTGGTGCCTGCTCAAACGGCCTGAACACCTGACGGAGAAGCAGAGCATCAAGCTGAATGAACTGCTGGCCATTAACTTGAAAACCGTCCGGGCCTATCTCCTCAAAGAGGAGTTCCAGTTCTTCTGGCGCTATGCCACTGCGGGCTGGGCTGCCAGATTTCTGGATGCTTGGTGCAAAAGAACCATGAGGTCACGCATCATCCCGATGAAGAAGATTGCCAAGATGCTGCGCTCGCATCGGGAGCTGTTACTCAACTGGTTTCGGACCAAAGGGCAGGTTGCCTTGGGGGCCGTAGAAGGATTCAACAACAAGGCTAAAGTGACCTCACGTAAAGCATACGGTTTCAGAAACTTTGAAGTGATGAAAATCGCCTTGTATCATACACTTGGCAACCTGCCAGAACCTGAGGCTACCCACAGATTCTGCTGA
- a CDS encoding helix-turn-helix domain-containing protein: protein MTTGEKIRVLRLLLGYDQKDLAFALSLNAPTSVNRWEQGVALPRIGMLQRLGEVLQVSWAWLQDSHMPVSSGNFLNFRPLSPYLANTERWTRFMCTSLPELFVGLCNELNVTEYFVLDAPCQGGIIIAANKELAIEVSSLPELHAAVRAKLPQYVVMQVTDDEYLEELCAGSRTAELFSRCGVDWIHVQQREPEPPSSPSISMSLNAKIADKDCCTEIKSKVHSVFDELIQKYSLFDVSLNISIIPSRSENELICDLIEDKRLKKLAQSLFGKKVRI from the coding sequence ATGACGACTGGCGAGAAAATCAGAGTCTTGCGGTTACTTCTGGGGTACGACCAGAAAGATCTCGCATTTGCCTTAAGCCTAAATGCCCCGACAAGTGTCAATCGCTGGGAACAGGGCGTCGCTTTGCCTAGGATTGGAATGCTGCAGAGGTTGGGGGAAGTGCTGCAGGTGAGTTGGGCCTGGCTACAGGATTCTCATATGCCAGTATCATCTGGAAATTTTTTGAACTTTCGTCCGCTGTCTCCGTATTTAGCCAACACGGAACGATGGACTAGATTTATGTGTACAAGCCTACCTGAACTTTTTGTTGGTTTGTGCAACGAACTGAACGTCACAGAGTATTTTGTTTTAGATGCGCCCTGCCAGGGCGGAATTATAATTGCTGCGAACAAAGAATTAGCCATCGAGGTCAGTTCTCTTCCAGAATTGCATGCTGCGGTGCGGGCTAAGCTCCCGCAATATGTAGTTATGCAGGTAACGGACGACGAATACCTAGAGGAACTGTGCGCAGGCAGCAGAACCGCAGAATTGTTTAGTCGCTGCGGAGTTGATTGGATTCATGTGCAGCAACGTGAACCTGAGCCGCCTTCTAGCCCAAGCATATCAATGAGTCTAAATGCAAAAATAGCCGATAAAGATTGCTGTACTGAAATTAAAAGTAAAGTTCACAGTGTCTTTGATGAACTCATACAAAAATATTCTCTTTTTGATGTGAGCTTAAATATTAGTATAATTCCAAGCAGAAGCGAAAACGAATTAATCTGCGATCTGATAGAAGATAAGCGTCTAAAAAAACTGGCACAATCACTGTTTGGTAAAAAAGTAAGAATATGA